One Halobaculum sp. CBA1158 DNA segment encodes these proteins:
- a CDS encoding cobalt-precorrin-7 (C(5))-methyltransferase, whose product MTGRDDGDPEPGLDLPDRPGVAASAEPEPHAGDEPVVHAIGIGPGNPELLTRRGGRLLREADVVVGFETVVDYVADETDADLLTCGYRDEREALARFARRVAAGDRGVAVLMGDPNHSGYQFLGKVEAAVDAPVRVVPGISSVQVAASRARTPLEDSTFVTLHVRGDVTADLDRLVGDAGDRHLIVIPRPYDWMPEDVAGRLVDAGADPALDALVMERLTHSDEAITRTDLGSLAEDAGGDAPEDSPFSDLSVLVVRRNSDRV is encoded by the coding sequence GTGACCGGTCGGGACGACGGCGACCCGGAGCCCGGTCTCGACCTCCCGGACCGCCCGGGAGTCGCCGCGAGCGCGGAGCCGGAGCCGCACGCCGGCGACGAGCCGGTCGTCCACGCGATCGGGATCGGTCCGGGGAACCCCGAACTCCTGACGCGCCGCGGCGGCCGCCTGCTCCGCGAGGCGGACGTGGTCGTCGGCTTCGAGACCGTCGTCGACTACGTCGCCGACGAGACGGACGCCGACCTGCTGACGTGCGGCTACCGCGACGAGCGCGAGGCGCTGGCGCGGTTCGCCCGCCGCGTCGCCGCCGGCGACCGCGGGGTCGCCGTGCTGATGGGCGACCCGAACCACTCGGGCTACCAGTTCCTCGGGAAGGTCGAGGCGGCCGTCGACGCGCCGGTCCGCGTGGTTCCGGGGATCTCCTCGGTACAGGTGGCCGCGAGCCGGGCGCGGACGCCGCTGGAGGACTCGACGTTCGTCACGCTCCACGTCCGCGGCGACGTGACCGCGGACCTCGACCGGCTCGTCGGCGACGCCGGGGACCGGCACCTGATCGTCATTCCCCGTCCGTACGACTGGATGCCCGAGGACGTGGCGGGGCGGCTGGTCGACGCGGGAGCCGACCCAGCGCTCGACGCGCTCGTCATGGAGCGGCTCACCCACTCGGACGAGGCGATCACGCGGACCGACCTCGGATCGCTCGCCGAGGACGCCGGCGGCGACGCCCCGGAGGACAGCCCGTTCTCGGACCTGTCGGTGCTGGTCGTGCGACGGAACTCAGATCGGGTCTGA
- a CDS encoding precorrin-8X methylmutase encodes MDIAETSMDRVHELVPQETLADRLRAKAVHATGDPEFQHLVRFAGDDEDEPVRAGARAVLDERPIVTDITMVKAGITGRGHDCEVRKAIGNGAELAAETGMTRTAAAVLELDREGVYDGAIAVVGNAPTAALALSDCIEDGTRPAVVVATPVGFVKAADSRKRVRKVCAEHGVPAVTNVGRRGGSGLAAGLTNELVHVASDARDGEVSLEASGLASDEDAEPRDGEGDL; translated from the coding sequence ATGGACATCGCGGAGACGAGCATGGACCGCGTCCACGAGCTGGTCCCGCAGGAGACGCTCGCGGACCGACTGCGCGCGAAGGCGGTCCACGCCACGGGCGACCCCGAGTTCCAGCACCTCGTGCGCTTCGCCGGCGACGACGAGGACGAACCGGTCCGCGCCGGCGCGCGAGCCGTCCTCGACGAGCGACCGATCGTCACCGACATCACGATGGTGAAGGCCGGGATCACCGGCCGCGGGCACGACTGCGAGGTGCGCAAGGCGATCGGCAACGGCGCGGAGCTGGCCGCAGAGACGGGGATGACGCGGACCGCGGCGGCCGTCCTCGAGCTCGACCGCGAGGGCGTCTACGACGGCGCGATCGCGGTCGTCGGCAACGCGCCCACCGCGGCGCTGGCGCTTTCCGACTGCATCGAGGACGGCACCCGCCCGGCGGTCGTCGTCGCCACCCCGGTGGGCTTCGTGAAGGCCGCCGACTCCCGCAAGCGCGTCCGGAAGGTCTGCGCCGAGCACGGCGTTCCCGCGGTGACGAACGTGGGACGCCGCGGCGGGAGCGGCCTCGCGGCCGGCCTGACGAACGAACTCGTTCACGTCGCCAGCGACGCCCGGGACGGCGAGGTCTCCCTGGAGGCCTCGGGGCTGGCGAGCGACGAGGACGCGGAGCCGCGAGACGGGGAGGGAGATCTGTGA
- a CDS encoding FAD-binding oxidoreductase — protein sequence MTSESNAAAGATADGGFDRGDAASLAAEHGDALASLATDLTGGGRPVARDAVGDWRTLFPGDVVAPADDRYDDARRVWNGLVSAFPAAVAYPTTPEGVACVVEVARETGLGIATRSGGHSSVGTSTGDGVLVCDVGTMDRVEVDSEEGVAVVEPGVTIGELDAATADHGLATPQGVAPEVGVAGLTLGGGTGYLSRAHGLACDRLRRVDLVTADGERVAASPSSTPDLFRAVRGAGGDFGVAVELEFDLVSIPEELAMCDAWFAVDDADGIAGLLRAYRRLHRGARRETNVSPYVARIPDEPGFPDDRVGDLAVCVLGAHAGPPAEGERALAPFRDLAREAGRAGDAADPLFERAERVPYRELQAYLGGDSAAGDRYYWKSVAVESFTDDLVDLVADRMAALPGDPGPGPDSTVVVWPMGAAIAEHDPDGTAVPERDAEVVCNFEACWSDPAADDPHVSWARESAARVREVGTVAGELPNFSGTERGESAARDVYGDNYGWLRGAKREWDPEGVFSPSGRL from the coding sequence ATGACTAGTGAATCAAACGCTGCCGCGGGCGCGACCGCGGACGGTGGGTTCGACCGCGGAGACGCCGCGTCCCTCGCGGCCGAACACGGCGACGCGCTCGCGTCGCTGGCGACCGACCTGACGGGCGGGGGGCGACCCGTCGCCCGCGACGCCGTCGGCGACTGGCGGACGCTGTTCCCCGGCGACGTGGTGGCTCCCGCCGACGACCGCTACGACGACGCCCGGCGGGTGTGGAACGGCCTCGTCTCGGCGTTTCCGGCGGCCGTCGCGTATCCCACGACGCCCGAGGGCGTCGCGTGCGTCGTCGAAGTCGCTCGCGAGACGGGACTGGGGATCGCGACGCGGTCGGGCGGCCACTCCTCGGTCGGCACCTCGACGGGCGACGGCGTGCTCGTGTGCGACGTGGGGACGATGGACCGGGTCGAGGTCGACTCCGAGGAGGGGGTGGCGGTGGTCGAACCCGGCGTCACGATCGGCGAACTCGACGCCGCAACGGCCGACCACGGCCTCGCGACGCCCCAAGGGGTCGCCCCCGAGGTCGGCGTGGCCGGCCTGACGCTCGGCGGCGGAACCGGCTACCTCTCGCGGGCCCACGGGCTCGCGTGCGACCGGCTCCGCCGGGTCGACCTGGTGACGGCCGACGGGGAGCGCGTCGCCGCAAGCCCGTCGTCGACCCCCGACCTGTTCCGGGCGGTCCGGGGCGCTGGCGGCGACTTCGGCGTCGCCGTCGAACTCGAGTTCGACCTCGTGTCGATTCCCGAGGAACTGGCGATGTGCGACGCGTGGTTCGCGGTCGACGACGCCGACGGTATCGCGGGACTCCTCCGGGCGTACCGTCGGCTCCACCGGGGTGCCCGCCGCGAGACGAACGTCTCGCCGTACGTCGCCCGGATCCCCGACGAGCCGGGATTCCCGGACGACCGCGTCGGCGACCTCGCGGTGTGTGTCCTCGGCGCGCACGCCGGCCCGCCCGCCGAGGGCGAGCGGGCCCTCGCGCCGTTCCGTGACCTCGCGCGCGAGGCGGGCCGCGCCGGCGACGCGGCCGATCCCCTGTTCGAGCGCGCCGAGCGAGTACCCTACAGGGAGCTACAGGCGTACCTCGGAGGGGACTCGGCCGCCGGCGACCGCTACTACTGGAAGTCGGTCGCGGTCGAGTCGTTCACCGACGACCTCGTCGACCTCGTCGCCGACCGCATGGCGGCGCTCCCGGGCGACCCGGGTCCGGGACCGGACAGCACGGTCGTCGTCTGGCCGATGGGCGCGGCGATCGCGGAGCACGACCCCGACGGGACTGCCGTGCCCGAGCGCGACGCGGAGGTCGTCTGCAACTTCGAGGCGTGCTGGTCGGACCCCGCCGCCGACGACCCGCACGTGTCGTGGGCGCGGGAGTCCGCGGCGCGCGTCCGCGAGGTCGGCACCGTCGCGGGCGAGCTCCCGAACTTCTCGGGGACCGAGCGCGGCGAGTCGGCCGCCCGCGACGTGTACGGCGACAACTACGGCTGGCTCCGCGGGGCGAAACGCGAGTGGGACCCCGAGGGCGTGTTCTCGCCGAGCGGCCGATTGTAA
- a CDS encoding zinc-dependent alcohol dehydrogenase family protein → MRAAVFHGPGDIRVEEVDKPEIEEPTDAVVRVTHTAICGSDLWFYRGESDRDAGTGVGHEPMGVVEAVGEDVRSVEPGDRVLAPFAISCGSCEFCRKGLHTSCVNGDSWGGDNGGGQGEFVRSTHADGTLVRVPDRYADDEDVLESLLPLTDVMGTGHHAARSAGVEAGEDAVVVGDGAVGLCGVAAARRLGAERIVAVGHHEDRLAIAEEFGATHTVAERGEAAVEEVLDVTDGGANHVLECVGATSAMETAVEVARPGGTVGYVGVPHGMEGGLDLFPFFGDNVALRGGVAPVRAYAEELMDDVLQGTLDPSPIFTETVGLDGVPEGYRMMDEREAVKVLVKPWE, encoded by the coding sequence ATGCGCGCAGCAGTCTTCCACGGTCCCGGCGACATCCGGGTCGAGGAGGTCGATAAGCCCGAGATCGAGGAGCCGACCGACGCCGTCGTCCGCGTCACCCACACCGCCATCTGCGGCTCGGACCTGTGGTTCTACCGCGGCGAGAGCGACCGCGACGCCGGCACGGGCGTCGGCCACGAGCCGATGGGGGTCGTCGAGGCGGTCGGCGAGGACGTGCGCTCGGTCGAACCGGGCGACCGCGTGCTCGCCCCGTTCGCCATCTCCTGCGGCTCCTGTGAGTTCTGTCGAAAGGGACTGCACACCTCCTGTGTGAACGGCGACTCGTGGGGCGGCGACAACGGCGGCGGCCAGGGCGAGTTCGTCCGCTCGACACACGCCGACGGCACGCTCGTCCGGGTGCCCGACCGGTACGCCGACGACGAGGACGTGCTCGAATCGCTGCTTCCACTGACCGACGTGATGGGGACGGGTCACCACGCCGCCCGCTCGGCGGGGGTGGAAGCCGGCGAGGACGCGGTCGTCGTGGGCGACGGCGCGGTCGGCCTGTGCGGCGTCGCCGCCGCCCGCCGGCTCGGTGCCGAGCGGATCGTCGCCGTCGGCCACCACGAGGACCGCCTCGCGATCGCCGAGGAGTTCGGCGCGACCCACACGGTCGCCGAACGCGGCGAGGCGGCCGTCGAGGAGGTGCTCGACGTCACCGACGGCGGCGCGAACCACGTGCTCGAGTGCGTCGGCGCGACCTCGGCGATGGAGACGGCCGTCGAGGTCGCCCGCCCCGGCGGCACCGTCGGCTACGTCGGCGTCCCGCACGGCATGGAGGGCGGCCTCGACCTGTTCCCGTTCTTCGGCGACAACGTCGCGCTGCGCGGCGGCGTCGCGCCCGTCCGGGCGTACGCCGAGGAACTGATGGACGACGTGTTGCAGGGGACCCTCGACCCCTCGCCGATCTTCACGGAGACCGTGGGGCTTGACGGCGTTCCCGAGGGGTACCGGATGATGGACGAGCGCGAGGCGGTGAAGGTGCTCGTGAAGCCCTGGGAGTAG
- a CDS encoding GNAT family N-acetyltransferase, with translation MEVAERPTFESEVSKRIYEYVERHGTANRLVVQQTVSAPAEEFERELDRLESRGYLDDDGGTLRIALDVGAVEEYESADTSFTIRPADQDDFEGLVAAIRQVTDEETYVVAESIAEQLLYEETVTRHNSVESRVFFVAVADDAIVGWTHLDLPQVSRVRETAKQTVGVVPEYRRSGIGGKLLGRGLDWAEANGFRKVYNSVPVTNAAALEFLGDHGWETEAIRRDHYTIGDEYVDEAMMAYTF, from the coding sequence ATGGAGGTCGCAGAGCGGCCCACGTTCGAGTCCGAGGTGAGCAAGCGGATATACGAGTACGTCGAGCGGCACGGAACTGCGAACCGTCTCGTCGTCCAGCAGACCGTCTCGGCACCGGCCGAGGAGTTCGAGCGGGAGCTCGACCGCCTGGAGTCGCGCGGCTACCTCGACGACGACGGGGGGACCCTCCGGATCGCGCTGGACGTCGGCGCGGTCGAGGAGTACGAGAGCGCCGACACGTCGTTCACCATCCGACCGGCCGATCAGGACGACTTCGAGGGGCTCGTGGCGGCGATCCGGCAAGTCACCGACGAGGAGACGTACGTCGTCGCCGAGAGCATCGCCGAGCAGTTGCTGTACGAGGAGACGGTGACGCGGCACAACTCCGTCGAGTCGCGAGTGTTCTTCGTCGCCGTGGCCGACGACGCCATCGTCGGGTGGACTCACCTCGACTTGCCCCAGGTGTCGCGGGTGCGCGAGACGGCCAAGCAGACCGTCGGGGTCGTTCCCGAGTACCGGCGGTCCGGGATCGGCGGAAAGCTCCTGGGACGCGGGCTCGACTGGGCCGAGGCCAACGGCTTCCGGAAGGTGTACAACAGCGTCCCGGTGACGAACGCCGCCGCCCTGGAGTTCCTCGGCGACCACGGCTGGGAGACGGAGGCGATCCGCCGCGACCACTACACCATCGGCGACGAGTACGTCGACGAGGCGATGATGGCGTACACGTTCTGA